One Ictalurus furcatus strain D&B chromosome 7, Billie_1.0, whole genome shotgun sequence genomic window, gaggcaaggcaagaattgAGAACGACaaaccagaaacaagatcaaagaacatgaatcaaaacgaggaacagggtacaaacgcttggtatggtgataacactcaatactatgtgaagtgcaaagagacatgaggggttcaaatcacaaacataatcaggggtgaaacataAGACAGCTGAAACAGGGgccggaaggctgagcgacgtcctcagcagagcatcAAAGCAGAGCATCATCCTCCAtcaactctgcaggctgaacttggttgtccgtgtcagcagactcgggtgtgagcaaaacttggttgtccatgtcagcagactctggcgtgagcataacttggttggttgtgatgtcaGTTTCAGaagtgaacagaacttggttggtcgtgacgtctgtttcaggcatgaggagaactcgTCCTGATTTATTATCTCAGCTCTCCCAGTGAAGAGGTTCTTTTGCTTATAATTAGGGGGCCAAACCCCAATGGTGTGTAGGCACCCTGTAGTGactgttttcttcttctgatgatgatgatgatgattattattattattattattattattaacaataataagaaatataatagtagtagtagtagtagtagtactatgGTTGAAGTTCAGAAGGTGCTGGAACCCTATTACCTTTGTTCAtgtccttcttcctcttcttcttctatgctgaaagtctatggcagcccCTAGAACTGTATGGTAAAtagttttgaaatttggcacactgactGGGCAAAAGTCTAGCTTTTAGCGTCACCACTGGGTTAGGTACGTTTTTACTTATAACTTTAGAAGCATTTGACATAGGAACTCTATGACGTCATATTCTGGATTTTCCACCAttttcaggtttgtttgttgttgttttgtttttttttgaaaaagcaTGTAAAAGTTTTCACAGCTCACAATTTTTCTTCAACTCTCACCAAATTTAGCTGAGATGATCTGGAGACTCCACAAAAGCTATCAGAAATTGTTAAGATATTCTTCTGTAGAATGATGCCGAAGcttccaaacaggaagtgaggtctTATATTGACAACGGCTTAATGGATTGACATGAAACTTTTAACTATGAAGTTAAACATTTGAGATTTTTGAGCACTAGGGGGCACGAAAAGaaattgtttttgctatttACTCTGGAACCATTTGGAATAAATtctaattttattcattattctgGTGTCATCTGATTTTTACCGTCcactatttaaaaattttatgctctctatgctttgacattttCACACCAATCTTGGCAGACAGATTAATTTTAATCTCCTTTGATTGCTATAATACCGAacatgttttttccatttattttgtcattttttttcaccattgcataaatagtcaaaatctgcattttactattttgtcttgcttttcaaagaaaaaaataaattacaaaaactacaatttcaaaatatttatttaacactgaacatttttttttaaaattccagcagtcataggctaccaacaaggcacaatataactttaaataaataaatgagtaaaataaaaatatttttatgtggtcatctttgagccccttgaatagccgatgttaggcctataactgactgggtgtcacctcctcaaaggctttgtgcaaaggggtacccttacaggatgtgtgtgctgcaacGGGGTGGATACGCCACACACACCAttcgattttacagcctggatgtagattccaccccgggctcgagtgtcttgcagtgacccttgggctcagatcttttgaacaggccgtaccctcaatATGActgagtgggtattctcgttcccacagcgttgagctaatgcaacgtggagttccctttgaaagggaacatctagGTTACGCATtgaaccctgttccctgagaagggaatgagacattgcgtagctttgtcatactggggcgtGCCTGTGActtgcgtcttcacttcagataagaGGCGGACTGCGTGGTTCACAGGtatcatttatatatcacgtgacgtgcttaattgccacatcacctgatcagggcaggcctataaataggcatgatgctacacaagcttcagatactggtcatgcaCGAGTCCAGTGGTATACCATACATGCATGTAGCACAGTTGAAAAAGCAATGCTGGGGCCTACCAGGCATGCACAGCATACAAAGCACATTGAGCTCTGTAGCCTGATATTTTAACAAATGGCTCACATCATTTGGTGTGAAAGTCATTTTCATCATGGTATgaaatgctttatctacagaaactGCACtggtctcactctcactaaccCTCTCTAGAGTCTGGATGTGCACCTCTAATGCTGCAATCTTCTCCATCAGAGAGATAACTAATATacacatcacaaataaagctattaataataatggagGAAGAATGACTAAACATCCTGCACTCAACACACTGAATAAGCTGAACGTTTGCTATTCTTTGTCATAAATACTTGTCTTTcactgagagagggagaggcagaAATCCATTTTTCTCAGTTTTGtaatttcttctgctttaaagagATTTCACATACAACTcctaataaacaaatcaaaatactaaacaaactaaataacaaataattctgcactatttctgaGACTTCATAGAAAAATCAAAGACACAGTCTTATGTAATGTTTCCTGATGTAATGTTTTTCAGGTAATTGGACTGAGGTCAAGGTCATGTTCTTGTTGAGAGAGAaccttttgtttgttgttctgtTAGAATGAGTTAAGTTTGAgatgtgtgtgaagtgtttcagtatttttagTGCATTTTGGAGGTGAGGATAACTGCTTTGAGTTTTGAAAGAtgtgtgaaattaaattaattaaacaaaactgaTGAGAAACTGTTTATTCAGAGGATCTGATGCTGTAACGAGTTTCTGAAACTTTCtgagacatatacacacacatgaggCAGTAAATAAGTCAATATTTCTATTTCATCtttcatattattttatttatcccaAGTCTTAAAGTGCTTTCCGTAGAACAGATCAAAATAAAACTCGTTGTAATATTCATACAGTATACAGCCTGAAGCAGGAAATTGTTTAATCTAGggaaaatatttatacattcatCTTGATCACCAATAAAGACAGATTATTACAACTAAGGCTTTCTttaaacatgaatatgaatatgaatgattaGCAAAGCTATTAATAATGCTAAAAATAATACTAGTAATAAACACTGACCTAGCATGAAGGTAAAATGCGAGATGTTAATAATTCAAACAGTTGCATTGTCTAAAACCTGAGCCTGTATCTGAACGGGATGTCCTGCGTTGGCTGCATCATCCCGAATCCCCACCGCCTCACATCGATGTCTGGGATCTCTTCATCTGGGTTCTTCAACTCAAAGTCAAAATATGTGAGCATGAGGAAGACGAACTGCTTGAGCTCGTTGATGGCGAAGAACCTCCCGGGACACACGCTGACCCCGGCACCCCACGGCATGTTGTAGTACTtcactttctttcctcctttgtagaattctgtcttttttctgcCATCGGGTGTGAGGAAGCGGTTGTATTTGAAGGTGAGTGGATCAGGGTGCACCTCTGGGTCCATCTGGACAGCGGTGTAGGGGAAGAGGGACACACGGTCACCTTTGCGGATCTTGTATTCGTGGCCGTTGTCCATTTTCAGGCTCATGTCCTCCAGAACTGCTCGTGTGAGCATAGGAGCAGCCGTCATGCGCAGGCTCTCATCCACTGCACTGTCCAGAACCGGGGTTTTGAGAAGCATGTCTCGGGTCAGGTTAATCAACGGGCCACCACGCTTCACCTCCTGTCCGGTTTCATGCAGAACCTCATCGACCTCGCTCTTCACCGCTTTCATGGCCTCTGGGTGCTTcatgaggaagagaagaagCCAGAATGAGGCAGGACCTGTGTTACCCTGGGACGCCCACAGGAGCAGAAACATGTGTCTGTCCAGCATGGACTCATGCATTCCATGCTCAGCACGCATCTGCTGTGATTCAGATACCCAGCCGCTAATGTTGTCTTTAGTGTTCATTTTCTCCACAGCAAGGACTTTCCAGAAAAGCCTCTTCAGTCTCTCTGCTTCCATTTTCTCAGAAGGTCCCAGAACTCCATAGGCCAGCTTTGGGAAAAGTTGATCATATTTACGGAACTCATAAAAGAGCTCATTTGACTCCTTTCGGTCAACTTCCTTTGCTTTATCCACGCTTCCTGCAGTTTTGCCTACTTCATTTCCAAAAAGCGCCAGATATCCGGCTCGAAACACGATGTTATAGCAGTAAGCAAAGAGCCCATCCTCCTGCCACGGTCGGTCATCATCATTTCCAGGCCCAATGTTGTGCAACATGAGGTTCTGTAGGTTGTTCATCATGGCTTGTGTTATCACCACCAGGCCATCACCCATCAGATGCTTGTTGCTGGATGCCTGAATGAGCTTGTGGTCATCTTCTAAGGGATGGTAGCCAAAAACACGCTGGACCAGGTGCTTAGCGAACTCATTAAAGTCCAGTTTGGCCCGGGCCTCTTTAACCACCGAGCCGAAGGACAGTGGGTCTGTGaggaaagtgaaataaaacccTCCCAGCTGAACAGTGAAAATATCCCCGTGCTTCTTTCTCATCCTCTCTAGAAACTTTGCAGTGTCCCTCCTGAACTCCAGGACGTGTCCCAGCCATGGAAGAGGGCCTTTATCCAGAGGAGGTTCTCCAGACCTTCGACGACGAAAGGCTCCAAGGAGGTAAAGTCCCCCAAgcagacagagaaacaaagcaaaaagaaTTTGAAGCACAAAGCTCatgttgtttcttttctctctctctctctttgtgtggtgtgtgtactCTCAACACTTCCTCCAGCTTCTCCCTGTTTAAACTCTGTGTTCAGACTCCGCCCCTCTACTGTACTTTGAATTCCAGTGCAGTGCTATCCTATCATCTCAGGTATGAAAACAAGATGTTccggtttttttgtgtgtgcaaaccCACATTTCTTCATTCAAGTGAGAATTGGAAAATCTCTGACCTACCAGTAGGGACAATCCGTTTGAACCGCTCTCATAATTATTACTcagaaaatcagtgtttttaatctcaaacctcATTATTGTTAGTCTTTTAAAATAGTTtcactgtgaattttttttttcttttagagaAGAATTCCTCAACAGAGGCACATCACAGCACATTAATGAATGGCACTGAAAGGTaatgaatggtactgaatggtaaAGGCTTTCACATGTATAACCCTGATTAAAATGTTCTACCTGTCTGAGCTTTTGTATCTACCCAGATGGGATTTTTTAATGCATGGATGAAACATACATTGTGCAGAATTACTCCCTCAAAAAAAGGAGTCGGGGGAAATAAGACAAATATGTTGCCTGTGCACTTCCGGATGTGTATGAATCAGTAAATTACCGGAAACATTAAAAGGAACAAAACCAACTGAATATTGCAAGAGCAAAGAACTTGCCTTacttcagaaataaatgttaattgcaAAGGAAAACttacaaaatgtatacattatatttctctgtgcttTATTTTCAAGTGTAACATTTCTTTATGAAGTGCTTACTGTATGAggtacagttttaaaaaaaatcctttcatcTGTTAACACTAAGGTCGTTGTCACGTATTCCACATATtgaaggttaggacagatgcaagtgcagataagagcatttaataaaaagagacaggtaaacaaatccaaatcataagacaatagcatggtcacaaacaggcaatgggtcagacgatcagcaaacaggcataaacgaggcaaggcaagaattgAGAACGACaaaccagaaacaagatcaaagaacatgaatcaaaacgaggaacagggtacaaactcttggtatggtgataacactcaatactatgtgaagtgcaaagagacatgaggggttcaaatcacaaacataatcaggggtgaaacataAGACAGCTGAAACAGGGgccggaaggctgagcgacgtcctcagcagagcatcAAAGCAGAGCATCATCCTCCAtcaactctgcaggctgaacttggttgtccgtgtcagcagactcgggtgtgagcaaaacttggttgtccatgtcagcagactctggcgtgagcataacttggttggttgtgatgtcaGTTTCAGaagtgaacagaacttggttggtcgtgacgtctgtttcaggcatgaggagaactcgTCCTGATTTATTATCTCAGCTCTCCCAGTGAAGAAGTTCTTTTGCTTATAATTAGGGGGCCAAACCCCAATGGTGTGTAGGCACCCTGTAGTGactgttttcttcttctgatgatgatgatgatgattattattattattattataattattaacaataataagaaatataatagtagtagtagtagtagtagtactatgGTTGAAGTTCAGAAGGTGCTGGAACCCTATTACCTTTGTTCAtgtccttcttcctcttcttcttctatgctgaaagtctatggcagcccCTAGAACCGTATGGTAAAtagttttgaaatttggcacactgactGGGCAAAAGTCTAGCTTTTAGCGTCACCACTGGGTTAGGTACATTTTTACTTATAACTTTAGAAGCATTTGACATAGGAACTCTATGACGTCATATTCTGGATTTTCCAACAttttcaggtttgtttgttgttgttttgttttttttgaaaaagcATGTAAAAGTTTTCACAGCTCACAATTTTTCTTCAACTTTCACCAAATTTAGCTGAGATGATCTGGAGACTCCACAAAAGCTATCAGAAATTGTTAAGATATTCTTCTGTAGAATGATGCCGAAGcttccaaacaggaagtgaggtttTATATTGACAACGACTTAATGGATTGACATGAAACTTTTAACTATAAAGTTAAACATTTGAGATATTTGAGCACTAGGGGGCACGAAAAGaaattgtttttgctatttACTCTGGAACCATTTGGAATAAATtctaattttattcattattctgGTGTCATCTGATTTTTACCGTCcactatttaaaaattttatgctctctatgctttgacattttCACACCAATCTTGGCAGACAGATTAATTTTAATCTCCTTTGATTGCTATAATACCGAacatgttttttccatttattttgtcatttttttcaccattgcataaatagtcaaaatctgctttttactattttgtcttgcttttcaagaaggccgaataccgaacatgttttttccatttattttgtcatttttttcaccattgcataaatagtcaaaatctgctttttactattttgtcttgcttttcaaagaaaaaaataaattacaaaaactacaatttcaaaatatttatttaacactgaacatttttttttaaattccagcagtcataggctaccaacaaggcacaatatgactttaaataaataaatgagtaaaataaaaatatttttatgtggtcatctttgagccccttgaatagccgatgttaggcctataactgactgctgaaagaatggaacactctgtagcctacaacaaaaaagagcattaaaaagtacattgacaggagtgcagaaaatggttctcttggtttctatacggctgattatattgtggatatataccgctcgcatccctgtacacctcaccgagtattagagtagatatagaatttgtctgcctgcccttaaataaatacgtcttcacctgcttccgtactctactcccttacatctcgcgacgtgacagaaacaaaacaaacacgtgtccacagtaaacttcCATCAACATatgaagagcacgtagctcgtgcacgcAGCTCGTGCATGCGTGCCCCCTCATcaaggtcgtgacattcgcgcgtctcactctggttgctaggctatttggtcgcgtcatcaaacgcgtcattgttcggtcaaatttattcggccttttcacttattcactAATTTTGGTTGccaaacattcggtgcatccctaaattttatattctatatagtgtttcattttacagataacattattttaaaaaattaagagaGTCTGAAAGCACTTTGTTTGCTCTTGTTACACATTAACCTCAGGGTTTTAATGTTCATGTGATTTGGATAAATTATCAACTACTGTAGGTCCATTTTGAATTGGACCTATCCCTAAGTTTCCATAAACCCCtaaatttaacttttttaagCCACAAAGAAGAGCTGCTGGGAATCATGATTTACCTGATGGTAAGAACTTTCTAAATAGCAGACAGAAAATCAGATGGtcaataaaacctgtttaaagtTCCAGTAACCTCTAGAAGGCATTATTGAACTAATTATATTAGTTCTAGTGAAATAACATAAAAAACGATTCAAACATCTGCTTTTTATGCTGTATATAAAGCTTACAAaccagaatctctctctctctctctctctctctctctctctctctctctcacacacacacacacacacacacacacacacacacacacacacgcacacacactcacacacacacacacacacgcacacacactcacacacacacacacacacacacacacacacacacacacacacacgcacatatggacatataaaacaaaactaAGATTGAGGAATGCAGGAGACAAAGAATACCAAATATCTACACCAGTCATTTTTACCAAGTCCAAAAGTCTGGCTATATTAAAAATCTAGTCTCCAAATACATCATCAACATATTCTAATATTGTATAAACCTGGCACTTTCTATTACTGAATACAATTGACTATGCATTATGTTATTGGCCTCAGTAACATTCCATAATTCATTTCCTTTTACAGCAATAACAGGGTTTATTCTTCAGTATTCTCCTTGGTCATGGACCAGGGTGTTCAGGGTGACATACATGGAATTTGCGGTGTACGTTGGGGTGGAGGATGTTGTGCGCTGGGATCCAGCATTGTTAAGTTGGCTCGTACTCTTCCCACTCAATGAGGTTCAGGGAGCTCAGGAGGGATTGACTAGGTAGGCAGGCTAGCCCTTGAGCTCGACTGAAATAGGTGGGGTGGCAGGCTGGGCTAGGAGACCACCTGGCTACAAGTGGGACATGTGGAAATATGGGGCTATGTGGCCCCAAGTGCCAAGGTAGGTCCAGTTTATAGGTGACTTCTTTGATTTGTTTAAGGATCTTAAAGGGACCGTTGCATCTGTGGCTGGGTTTTCTGCAGGCGTGGGGTTGTCACAGGTCTTGGGTGGCAAGCCAGACTCGGTGTCCTGGTTGGT contains:
- the LOC128610597 gene encoding 5-beta-cholestane-3-alpha,7-alpha-diol 12-alpha-hydroxylase-like, translating into MSFVLQILFALFLCLLGGLYLLGAFRRRRSGEPPLDKGPLPWLGHVLEFRRDTAKFLERMRKKHGDIFTVQLGGFYFTFLTDPLSFGSVVKEARAKLDFNEFAKHLVQRVFGYHPLEDDHKLIQASSNKHLMGDGLVVITQAMMNNLQNLMLHNIGPGNDDDRPWQEDGLFAYCYNIVFRAGYLALFGNEVGKTAGSVDKAKEVDRKESNELFYEFRKYDQLFPKLAYGVLGPSEKMEAERLKRLFWKVLAVEKMNTKDNISGWVSESQQMRAEHGMHESMLDRHMFLLLWASQGNTGPASFWLLLFLMKHPEAMKAVKSEVDEVLHETGQEVKRGGPLINLTRDMLLKTPVLDSAVDESLRMTAAPMLTRAVLEDMSLKMDNGHEYKIRKGDRVSLFPYTAVQMDPEVHPDPLTFKYNRFLTPDGRKKTEFYKGGKKVKYYNMPWGAGVSVCPGRFFAINELKQFVFLMLTYFDFELKNPDEEIPDIDVRRWGFGMMQPTQDIPFRYRLRF